In Sorghum bicolor cultivar BTx623 chromosome 10, Sorghum_bicolor_NCBIv3, whole genome shotgun sequence, one genomic interval encodes:
- the LOC8069183 gene encoding uncharacterized protein LOC8069183, with amino-acid sequence MGLSRRFLNLIVQSHAPTIRSLRCIDLKRLQLFYPTPPSPTNPAANTMETFGLPGPTPIFRACDSDADCQWRVACYPLSQRRVLCTDQCRRNLLYDASTHEVAAIPEFYRPRLDSLSLFVPASGEGEEGNKDEKDRQEGSEDEDQQRGGGGGSLFLMEKILRPVTGDLEVLFYGNGRRTSHCKLLPPPPYIHEPSKIGSYAVVGNGAHVCISVNGRGTYFLDTAGHTWNKAGDWTLPFHGKVEYVPELELWFGLSANAQQLIAADLSTTDSQPQPVYSWKLFQPLEEWIEHKDAQLVNLGSGRFCIARFFKHDFDFVEQDDSPRDCIVLTGLEVVPRVLNGKVKLEMFHHKSMRHTTLPIYGNSVDLVF; translated from the coding sequence ATGGGCTTGTCGCGGCGTTTTCTGAATCTGATCGTGCAAAGCCACGCGCCAACCATTAGATCGCTGCGCTGCATCGATCTGAAGCGTCTGCAACTCTTTTACCCAACCCCACCGTCACCAACCAACCCCGCCGCCAATACCATGGAGACCTTTGGGCTTCCCGGACCAACTCCGATCTTCCGAGCCTGCGATTCGGATGCTGATTGCCAGTGGAGAGTTGCTTGCTACCCACTTTCACAACGGAGGGTGCTTTGCACAGACCAGTGTCGGCGCAACTTGCTCTACGACGCCAGCACGCACGAAGTGGCAGCTATTCCCGAGTTCTACAGGCCTAGGTTGGATTCTCTCTCGCTCTTTGTCCCGGCCAGCGGCGAAGGTGAAGAGGGCAACAAAGATGAAAAGGACCGCCAAGAGGGCAGTGAAGACGAAGACCAACAACGTGGAGGCGGTGGTGGCAGTCTCTTTCTGATGGAGAAGATTCTCCGACCGGTAACTGGTGATTTAGAGGTCTTGTTCTATGGCAATGGCAGAAGAACCTCGCACTGCAAACTCTTGCCACCTCCGCCCTATATCCATGAGCCCTCCAAGATCGGGTCTTACGCTGTGGTTGGCAATGGCGCtcatgtttgcatatcggtcaatGGCAGAGGCACCTATTTCCTGGACACAGCCGGGCACACATGGAACAAAGCTGGTGACTGGACTCTTCCCTTCCATGGCAAGGTCGAATATGTACCTGAGCTTGAACTCTGGTTTGGCCTCTCCGCCAATGCCCAACAATTGATTGCTGCTGACCTCTCCACCACGGACTCCCAGCCACAGCCAGTTTACAGTTGGAAGCTGTTTCAGCCTCTAGAAGAATGGATCGAACACAAAGACGCTCAACTTGTGAACCTGGGCTCAGGCAGATTTTGCATTGCAAGGTTCTTCAAACATGACTTTGATTTTGTTGAACAAGATGACTCTCCCCGTGATTGTATTGTCTTGACCGGTTTGGAGGTGGTCCCGCGTGTCCTCAATGGTAAAGTGAAACTCGAAATGTTCCATCACAAATCGATGCGTCACACGACTTTGCCTATCTATGGAAATTCCGTCGATTTAGTGTTCTGA
- the LOC8064989 gene encoding uncharacterized protein LOC8064989 codes for MGLLARRFLNLIVPGCSPGVKSLRRIDLTRQRLFYQVGSPPSPPPPPPPSPSALEMETIRFADPSFTFRALNNEWKMDCFPLADYSESKVICADHSGRGFVFDLDSAMVGTIPRLRPPKVMPISIFVHKPHVDANLRIDSKGSSLFLMEKVLQPEVRRRAGVPQESEQFVGFINRLNGLAVTGKSWHCHLLPPPPFVRETYHWSNKCLPQITAYGVVGGGSHVCISVEGVGTYCLDTESLLWNKVGDWTLPFHGKVEYVPQLKLWFGLSAGAQQLAAVDLSGMLDSSPQPLRLVGGPWKELVHLPQEWKECRDPQFVSLGSGRFCIARFFTQEAEAGSGCDQMVLNNFTVLTGVEINSSGKGGTGKLELQMTTHISRRVNNTSIETLF; via the coding sequence ATGGGTTTGTTGGCGCGGCGGTTTCTGAATTTGATCGTGCCCGGCTGCTCCCCCGGTGTCAAATCGTTGCGCCGCATCGACCTGACGCGCCAGCGGCTGTTTTACCAAGTCGGatcaccaccatcaccaccaccaccaccaccaccatcaccgtCGGCTTTAGAGATGGAGACGATCCGATTTGCTGATCCCAGCTTCACCTTCCGAGCTTTGAACAACGAATGGAAGATGGACTGCTTCCCGCTTGCGGATTATAGCGAGAGCAAGGTTATCTGTGCGGACCATTCGGGGCGCGGCTTTGTCTTTGATCTGGACTCAGCTATGGTGGGAACCATCCCCAGACTCCGCCCGCCCAAGGTGATGCCCATCTCCATCTTCGTTCACAAACCCCACGTCGATGCTAACTTGCGGATCGATAGTAAGGGCAGCAGTCTTTTCCTCATGGAGAAGGTTCTCCAACCGGAAGTGAGACGACGAGCTGGTGTGCCGCAGGAGAGTGAGCAGTTTGTGGGCTTCATCAACCGCCTTAATGGTTTGGCCGTCACTGGCAAATCCTGGCACTGCCACCTCCTTCCACCACCACCATTTGTACGGGAGACATATCACTGGTCCAACAAATGCCTCCCCCAGATCACAGCCTATGGTGTGGTCGGTGGTGGCTCACATGTTTGCATATCTGTTGAGGGTGTTGGCACCTACTGTCTGGACACAGAAAGCCTCTTATGGAACAAAGTCGGTGACTGGACTCTCCCCTTCCATGGCAAGGTTGAGTATGTACCTCAGCTCAAGCTCTGGTTTGGCCTCTCAGCCGGTGCCCAGCAATTGGCTGCTGTTGACCTTTCTGGCATGCTGGATTCTTCTCCCCAGCCACTGCGGCTGGTGGGAGGCCCTTGGAAGGAGCTTGTTCATCTGCCACAGGAATGGAAGGAGTGCAGGGATCCTCAGTTTGTCAGCCTGGGTTCCGGCAGGTTCTGCATTGCAAGGTTCTTCACCCAAGAAGCTGAAGCAGGCTCTGGTTGTGATCAAATGGTCCTCAATAATTTTACTGTCTTGACTGGCGTGGAGATCAATAGCAGTGGCAAAGGTGGCACAGGGAAATTAGAACTCCAAATGACCACTCACATATCAAGACGTGTCAACAACACTAGCATCGAGACATTATTCTAA
- the LOC110431213 gene encoding uncharacterized protein LOC110431213 isoform X2, whose product MERPYYDLLVCTWSSTLNGIVKMAYIFKVAQKVKTGLRGISTCVIRGKYEDITFPQHMFEPIVEYATRCPLVSKVPTGRLFHVASDKPNQMEEHWRRLFFSGLVHSVNCKANSDCIYKAFDLDNVGVLRDLNVLAFRRFERMDGLKNTNHEEFCLFVENLFSQLYGPDALYGPEAPGQLDELKKYLSLFQEEHPPDDDFLLHNPFFLGEMDIAHFYVDAHRLIRHEFPVRRQGHSSDRILSDMESCYGNFKCIDVCEKNALLTHLLGAHAAKPRATSVKLCKWPPCGSAVVDVHRHAATHCIEWSTLDKARASPLSFGISDLLNRYTWQEVIRGMRYEFPHYPQAVARSFENNKLWYTLSMHRRLPVPSIYGYVAPRVSK is encoded by the exons ATGGAAAGGCCGTATTATGACCTGCTGGTCTGTACGTGGTCTTCGACGCTCAATGGGATTG TTAAAATGGCTTACATTTTTAAGGTTGCCCAGAAAGTGAAGACAGGCCTGAGAGGAATCTCAACTTGTGTTATTAGGGGGAAGTATGAAGATATTACTTTTCCTCAACACATGTTTGAGCCTATCGTTGAATATGCAACTCGGTGCCCATTGGTCTCAAAAGTACCTACTGGAAGGTTGTTTCATGTAGCTTCTGATAAACCAAATCAGATGGAAGAGCATTGGCGAAGGCTATTCTTCTCTGGATTAGTTCACTCAGTCAACTGCAAGGCCAACTCTGATTGTATTTACAAGGCTTTTGACCTGGACAATGTTGGAGTGCTGAGGGATCTTAATGTTCTTGCTTTTAGAAGGTTTGAGAGAATGGATGGCCtgaaaaacacaaaccatgaagAATTCTGCTTGTTTGTTGAAAATCTCTTCAGCCAGCTGTATGGTCCAGACGCTCTGTATGGTCCTGAAGCTCCAGGTCAACTAGACGAGTTAAAAAAATATCTGAGCTTGTTCCAAGAAGAGCATCCTCCGGATGATGATTTTCTCTTGCACAACCCCTTTTTTTTGGGGGAGATGGACATTGCCCATTTCTATGTGGACGCCCACCGGCTGATTCGGCATGAATTTCCAGTGCGGAGGCAGGGACATTCTTCGGACAGAATCTTATCAGATATGGAAAGTTGTTATGGCAATTTCAAGTGTATTGATGTTTGTGAGAAAAATGCACTATTGACTCATCTTCTTGGTGCTCATGCTGCGAAACCAAGAGCAACGTCGGTCAAGCTTTGCAAATGGCCTCCATGTGGTTCTGCGGTGGTCGACGTGCACCGACACGCAGCTACTCACTGCATCGAGTGGAGCACGTTGGATAAAGCCAGGGCATCACCACTTTCTTTTGGTATTTCAGATCTGTTGAACCGATACACGTGGCAGGAAGTGATTCGGGGGATGAGGTATGAGTTCCCTCATTATCCCCAGGCTGTGGCACGATCTTTCGAGAACAACAAGTTGTGGTACACACTGAGTATGCATAGGAGGCTCCCAGTTCCCAGCATCTATGGATATGTTGCACCCCGCGTTAGTAAATAA
- the LOC110431213 gene encoding uncharacterized protein LOC110431213 isoform X1 — MLLSLVIQFLLISRILSTWASLDLPLGYGPAQLEATLPPSVPDTLPRLPHARITSSPPSSPPPPSSSPQFEPCACASAVKMAYIFKVAQKVKTGLRGISTCVIRGKYEDITFPQHMFEPIVEYATRCPLVSKVPTGRLFHVASDKPNQMEEHWRRLFFSGLVHSVNCKANSDCIYKAFDLDNVGVLRDLNVLAFRRFERMDGLKNTNHEEFCLFVENLFSQLYGPDALYGPEAPGQLDELKKYLSLFQEEHPPDDDFLLHNPFFLGEMDIAHFYVDAHRLIRHEFPVRRQGHSSDRILSDMESCYGNFKCIDVCEKNALLTHLLGAHAAKPRATSVKLCKWPPCGSAVVDVHRHAATHCIEWSTLDKARASPLSFGISDLLNRYTWQEVIRGMRYEFPHYPQAVARSFENNKLWYTLSMHRRLPVPSIYGYVAPRVSK; from the exons atgctcttatcttTGGTTATTCAATTTTTACTAATTTCCCGAATATTGAGTACGTGGGCCAGTTTGGATCTACCTCTTGGATACGGACCAGCCCAGTTAGAAGCAACGCTCCCTCCCTCAGTCCCCGACACCCTACCCCGACTTCCGCACGCACGCATCACCAGTTCACCACCGTCTTCTCCGCCGCCACCGTCTTCGTCGCCCCAGTTCGAACCATGTGCATGCGCCTCTGCAG TTAAAATGGCTTACATTTTTAAGGTTGCCCAGAAAGTGAAGACAGGCCTGAGAGGAATCTCAACTTGTGTTATTAGGGGGAAGTATGAAGATATTACTTTTCCTCAACACATGTTTGAGCCTATCGTTGAATATGCAACTCGGTGCCCATTGGTCTCAAAAGTACCTACTGGAAGGTTGTTTCATGTAGCTTCTGATAAACCAAATCAGATGGAAGAGCATTGGCGAAGGCTATTCTTCTCTGGATTAGTTCACTCAGTCAACTGCAAGGCCAACTCTGATTGTATTTACAAGGCTTTTGACCTGGACAATGTTGGAGTGCTGAGGGATCTTAATGTTCTTGCTTTTAGAAGGTTTGAGAGAATGGATGGCCtgaaaaacacaaaccatgaagAATTCTGCTTGTTTGTTGAAAATCTCTTCAGCCAGCTGTATGGTCCAGACGCTCTGTATGGTCCTGAAGCTCCAGGTCAACTAGACGAGTTAAAAAAATATCTGAGCTTGTTCCAAGAAGAGCATCCTCCGGATGATGATTTTCTCTTGCACAACCCCTTTTTTTTGGGGGAGATGGACATTGCCCATTTCTATGTGGACGCCCACCGGCTGATTCGGCATGAATTTCCAGTGCGGAGGCAGGGACATTCTTCGGACAGAATCTTATCAGATATGGAAAGTTGTTATGGCAATTTCAAGTGTATTGATGTTTGTGAGAAAAATGCACTATTGACTCATCTTCTTGGTGCTCATGCTGCGAAACCAAGAGCAACGTCGGTCAAGCTTTGCAAATGGCCTCCATGTGGTTCTGCGGTGGTCGACGTGCACCGACACGCAGCTACTCACTGCATCGAGTGGAGCACGTTGGATAAAGCCAGGGCATCACCACTTTCTTTTGGTATTTCAGATCTGTTGAACCGATACACGTGGCAGGAAGTGATTCGGGGGATGAGGTATGAGTTCCCTCATTATCCCCAGGCTGTGGCACGATCTTTCGAGAACAACAAGTTGTGGTACACACTGAGTATGCATAGGAGGCTCCCAGTTCCCAGCATCTATGGATATGTTGCACCCCGCGTTAGTAAATAA
- the LOC110431213 gene encoding uncharacterized protein LOC110431213 isoform X3, with protein MAYIFKVAQKVKTGLRGISTCVIRGKYEDITFPQHMFEPIVEYATRCPLVSKVPTGRLFHVASDKPNQMEEHWRRLFFSGLVHSVNCKANSDCIYKAFDLDNVGVLRDLNVLAFRRFERMDGLKNTNHEEFCLFVENLFSQLYGPDALYGPEAPGQLDELKKYLSLFQEEHPPDDDFLLHNPFFLGEMDIAHFYVDAHRLIRHEFPVRRQGHSSDRILSDMESCYGNFKCIDVCEKNALLTHLLGAHAAKPRATSVKLCKWPPCGSAVVDVHRHAATHCIEWSTLDKARASPLSFGISDLLNRYTWQEVIRGMRYEFPHYPQAVARSFENNKLWYTLSMHRRLPVPSIYGYVAPRVSK; from the coding sequence ATGGCTTACATTTTTAAGGTTGCCCAGAAAGTGAAGACAGGCCTGAGAGGAATCTCAACTTGTGTTATTAGGGGGAAGTATGAAGATATTACTTTTCCTCAACACATGTTTGAGCCTATCGTTGAATATGCAACTCGGTGCCCATTGGTCTCAAAAGTACCTACTGGAAGGTTGTTTCATGTAGCTTCTGATAAACCAAATCAGATGGAAGAGCATTGGCGAAGGCTATTCTTCTCTGGATTAGTTCACTCAGTCAACTGCAAGGCCAACTCTGATTGTATTTACAAGGCTTTTGACCTGGACAATGTTGGAGTGCTGAGGGATCTTAATGTTCTTGCTTTTAGAAGGTTTGAGAGAATGGATGGCCtgaaaaacacaaaccatgaagAATTCTGCTTGTTTGTTGAAAATCTCTTCAGCCAGCTGTATGGTCCAGACGCTCTGTATGGTCCTGAAGCTCCAGGTCAACTAGACGAGTTAAAAAAATATCTGAGCTTGTTCCAAGAAGAGCATCCTCCGGATGATGATTTTCTCTTGCACAACCCCTTTTTTTTGGGGGAGATGGACATTGCCCATTTCTATGTGGACGCCCACCGGCTGATTCGGCATGAATTTCCAGTGCGGAGGCAGGGACATTCTTCGGACAGAATCTTATCAGATATGGAAAGTTGTTATGGCAATTTCAAGTGTATTGATGTTTGTGAGAAAAATGCACTATTGACTCATCTTCTTGGTGCTCATGCTGCGAAACCAAGAGCAACGTCGGTCAAGCTTTGCAAATGGCCTCCATGTGGTTCTGCGGTGGTCGACGTGCACCGACACGCAGCTACTCACTGCATCGAGTGGAGCACGTTGGATAAAGCCAGGGCATCACCACTTTCTTTTGGTATTTCAGATCTGTTGAACCGATACACGTGGCAGGAAGTGATTCGGGGGATGAGGTATGAGTTCCCTCATTATCCCCAGGCTGTGGCACGATCTTTCGAGAACAACAAGTTGTGGTACACACTGAGTATGCATAGGAGGCTCCCAGTTCCCAGCATCTATGGATATGTTGCACCCCGCGTTAGTAAATAA